From the genome of Mya arenaria isolate MELC-2E11 chromosome 5, ASM2691426v1:
TGTCCCCGTCACTTTTGATGCGCTCCAATCTCAGGGTGGCATTCTCAGTTCTAGCAGTAGCATTCATCATGTTGTTACCTGCAGATGATtcatacaaaaatcattttgttgGAATACAGTGCTAACGCTTAGcatgtattttcaaaaaatcatacTTTGAATTAGAaaacttttctttatttctaAACAATAATGTGTACAATGTTGTTTGAACAGGTTTAAATGTgatgtataatataatttatattatatgtgtatatgttaaATAAGTGTTTACTCTACAAATCTTGATATATGAAGAGTTTCTTTTCAGTTAATCAcattaaatgtatgttgtttttcgCTTGATTATTATTGCTGGTGTCACATGGCCAAAGTTGAATATAAATGTACTGTGAATGAACTCTTTTTTAATTCTCTTTAACTTTACAAGGAGTTTGCataattgtattgataattCAGGTAGCATACCTGGTATTTTAATGGGCATGTCCCATGTGCCTATGTGTGTTCCCCATGGCGACTCCCGGGACCTTTTCACCCCAGTAAGAAGGTGTCCCCGGTCACTGGCCACTATCTGTGTAAACCCCACAAACGCTCGTGGACGctggaaaatatataaaaagtttatttaattaatgtttataatgtttaagtGTATCATGATAAGAGGCTTGTAATGGGAATATGAACAATTTTACCCCTCTAACAAAGTTGTATACTCAGAAATAACATACCTGAATTATGGTAACAAAGCATGAAGACACAAGTGAGAATGGGTAATGCAATTTTTTTCTTGCCATCTGTCTTTAATCACCTTACCACACTGATTGAAATCATGTTCCCTTCcatgattataattatgatacatGTGCTATAATAATGGACAGGAATAGACTGATCAATATTGTAGTCAGGCAAACTGCTTACACATTACATGCTGACAtaacataaatgttgttttttactacTTTCAACAACTGATAATAAATGCTTGATAGGACATGCATTGAAAACAAAGCTGTAAGAAAATACAAAGAGCTTCACTAAAATGCTATCAGCTAATGGGTAGAACTAATCTAAAGTCTTAAAATACAATCTATCCCTATAAATTATATGAGTGTGTGACAGCAGAGGATGAGCATTCAGAAGTGAAAAAGGGAAACAAACTGTTGAAGGGGGACATGCAAAGGTTAGGGCGTAAAGGAAAGACCACTGCAGTGAATGTCATAAGAGATAGTTAGAACATAATCATGGAAAccagtattgatttttaataatcaATAAGGGCAGAGTgagcgcagtatcaaataactATAAGGAGGGGTTATAAATGCCACTCACTAGATTTTATGATACAGCACACCAAAAGTATATACcagtttttaaatttcatctGCATGCTATTAAGACCataatgttaatttgttttacatgtggAAAAAGTCATCAACCTCTTTTTTCATGGTATTTAAAGGAAATTGTTTTTAAGTAGGTCTTAATTTCAATAAGGATTAAAGTAGAAATATACCTGTATATATAACAATTAGCTTATTAACACCAATTCATTTACTGGTGGAATGATTAAGCTTTAGTGGTGTTATGCAGATGAAATTTACTGAAATCTAACTATAAACTTACTGTATCCCGCATTCCTCTTGCTATCATTTTCTAAAGTTCAACAcaatattctaaaacatttatcacTGTAACTGTGGAATTCAATTGTATCACTTTCAACACTTGTACAAGTTTTATATGAACCATACACTTTGCATACAGGTATGATTCTTATCTGTAGTCTGAGCTCCACAACTGTGGCCAATTTATTCCAAAACCATAATGCCAATCCCTGAAGCATCCCCAATACTGTGGCTTTAAATGATCGACTTCTCTATACTTTTATGATGTCATATGATAACCAATTTATAGTAAAAATTCTGATTTAAGACTTCTGAAAATTAAAAAGGGTGAAACCTCTTTCATTAGAAACAGAATTCAGTGTATTGTGGGCCAAATATAATGTGGTTTTAACCACGCTTAAGTTGACGTGGTAACAAGTAAAAAAactacaaatttaaatatatagacctgtaaatattgataaatcattttacAGAATTTGATTAACTATAATCATAGTAAGTATATTGTTCTTTCCTGTtagttttataagaaaatcCAGTGGGGTCTCTCAACACCTCCACTGGCccaatttaaaatttgaaattattttaatggtaTCATGGTATCGTCCAGTCCACTGATGTGGGGGTGGCCACAGATTTGAGtcttacatattttatatagtctaatattttacaaacaaatcttCAATACATGatcttaaatgaataaattaatgtatttgaataaaaaaaaatgaatggcACACACATGAGGTTCAACACACATGTGTTTGGTCATTGATATCATCAGAGTGGGACTCAAAAAGTTCACACTGATTAGTCCCATCATAACATAATCATAGTCTGAAAAGTTATCTTAAAAACCTATCACTTAAACTCTATGTCAATCTGTCTCTGCACCAAACAAGATTTTGCAAGTTAATTGCACATGTTCTATGTAGCACAGAGTGTAATAAAGTACCAGGTAGTCCAACTAATTGTATGTTGagtctgtttttttttagacTAGAGTACCAGGGTGAACCATCAACTACCATTCAATGATCATCAATTACCTCTCTATATGCTCTAGGCACCTCCCAGTTCTGCAGGAGTGTCGGCTTGAAGTTCTTCTCATactgaaaaataacattaaGATTTGCAGGTTCATATCAAACCATACATCTGGTGACATAGACACTACTCAAACAGTCTAGTTCATACCACTTGTCTGTAAAAAAGCTTcgaataa
Proteins encoded in this window:
- the LOC128236207 gene encoding protein Flattop homolog isoform X3 yields the protein MSLHFSANQYEKNFKPTLLQNWEVPRAYREKMIARGMRDTRPRAFVGFTQIVASDRGHLLTGVKRSRESPWGTHIGTWDMPIKIPGNNMMNATARTENATLRLERIKSDGDIMLGGKLKQCKVPSPLPVKADKNADKTLSPKAANGATQLSPMGPGSGFRSGAQAPLPISSVDVPASPGFIKSALKQGSKSHTVLRRRSFKV